TGATCCTGGCCAAATCCAGTCAGCTGATTTGTTGCTTTTTCAGTGTAAAGGGAATGCATCCAGAGAAGCTGCTCAAAGGGTCAAACATCTGACTAGTCAAGGAGCGGTTTGTATCAGCTTTCAAAATGGGTTGGGTAACGAGGAGGTCATCTCAGAAGAAGTTGGACCTAAAAATGTGCTGGGTGGCTTGACTGCGATGGCGGGCTTTATGACAGGACCCGGCCAGATCCATGATTTTTCTAGAGTCCCATCTTACATTGGTGAGATGGAGGGTGGAATCTCAGAAAGATCTAAGCTAATGGCGGAAAAGCTATCTAAAGCAGGCTTAGAAACGTATGCTGTTCCCAACATTCAATTGGAAATTTGGAAAAAACTTCTTGGCAATATCTCGATGAGTGCGCTATCGGGACTGACTAATCTAAAAGTGGCTCCCTTGATGGTAATTCCAGAGTTGCGAGCCGTCAGTTTTCAAGCGATGGAAGAAGCACTCTCGGTTGGTTTAGCGCTGGGTTTACCCCTTGAAAGAGATGCCGTGATAGAGGGTATGGAAATGATCTCTCAGCCTGAAGGAACTGGTGATAACAAGTCCTCGCTGTGCGTAGATTTACTGAATAGAAGACGCTCAGAAGTTGATTTTATTTATGGGAAAGTGATTGAGATTGGGGAAAGTAAAGGGATTTCAACTCCCACATTAAAGACACTTCACGCACTTGTGAAAGGTGTGGAATCGCATTTTGGTTAATGATTTATGAAAAAGCTTTCAGGCAAAAACGCATTTATTTCAGGGAGTTCTCGTGGAATTGGTCTGGCTTGCGCCAAGGCTATTGCTGAACAGGGGGCGAATGTTTTCCTAGTAGCGACAAATGATGTCCTACTAAAAGAGGCGACGTCAGCTATTCAGCAACGATCAGCTGTTCAAGTTGGTTTTCACTCTGTTGATCTGAGGACCCTTGAGGGTTGCCAGCAAGCCAGCCATGCGTTTCTTGAACGGTTTGGACAAGCAGACATCTTGGTCAACTCTGCGGGTGCTACTAAGGGTGGAATTTTTCCGGAACAGTCTGATGAAGAAATGATCGATGGCTTCGCTCTCAAATTTCATGGTGCAGTTCGACTTTGTCGGCAATTGTGGCCCTCTCTCAAGCAATCCGACGGCACAGTCATCAACATCGTTGGGGGAGCAGCCCGTTCTCCTTCGAGAGACTTCATGGTGGGAGGTTCCGTCAATGCAGCTCTGGCAAACTTTTCCAAAGCCCTTGCCGCTCAGGGCTTGGTGGATGATGTAAACGTCAACTGGATTCTTCCTGGAATGACTGAAACTGAGCGCATGGAACGACTGCTGGAAGGCAAAGCAAAAATGCAAAACAAGAGTAAGGAGGAGGTTCGTACAGATTCCATTCGCAATGAAGGTATCCGTAGATTGGG
The sequence above is a segment of the SAR324 cluster bacterium genome. Coding sequences within it:
- a CDS encoding SDR family oxidoreductase; protein product: MKKLSGKNAFISGSSRGIGLACAKAIAEQGANVFLVATNDVLLKEATSAIQQRSAVQVGFHSVDLRTLEGCQQASHAFLERFGQADILVNSAGATKGGIFPEQSDEEMIDGFALKFHGAVRLCRQLWPSLKQSDGTVINIVGGAARSPSRDFMVGGSVNAALANFSKALAAQGLVDDVNVNWILPGMTETERMERLLEGKAKMQNKSKEEVRTDSIRNEGIRRLGLPEDVAELVVFLCSPEARHIQGAGIPVDGGAGKGYY
- a CDS encoding ketopantoate reductase family protein; amino-acid sequence: MSLKADVVVIGAGGMGALFGSILQAGGLKVILQDPNLEHVEAIQRDGLQIKGFGGNRKVQITAISDPGQIQSADLLLFQCKGNASREAAQRVKHLTSQGAVCISFQNGLGNEEVISEEVGPKNVLGGLTAMAGFMTGPGQIHDFSRVPSYIGEMEGGISERSKLMAEKLSKAGLETYAVPNIQLEIWKKLLGNISMSALSGLTNLKVAPLMVIPELRAVSFQAMEEALSVGLALGLPLERDAVIEGMEMISQPEGTGDNKSSLCVDLLNRRRSEVDFIYGKVIEIGESKGISTPTLKTLHALVKGVESHFG